A stretch of Henckelia pumila isolate YLH828 chromosome 4, ASM3356847v2, whole genome shotgun sequence DNA encodes these proteins:
- the LOC140861718 gene encoding uncharacterized protein, whose protein sequence is MANQNGDHPNLEELIAQAVQRALAEREEVNPLHPEHNFHLDEIKKLKEEMEQLRKKQAGYLATITRNIPFTQEILDADLPKQFKLPHVGEYDGKGDPEDHLARFENASLLHKYSDQIKCRVFLTTVIGPAQQWFNMLRPGEIKEFKDFSKSFLHHFASSKKHPTTTFSLFAIKQREHEYLRAYIRRAPETYEELLARAEKYVNMEEIQVSRAAMKRERPKSPKSNRVPSSNSGMGQPFRPALLGEFTSLTPLRMSKVRALQICDDHQEIERIIQQHSELKNILTRQEGYRPNRGQGGRSRQRARTAPPHEDFNQPNQDQPRDDRAHQRPASSARGIINMISGGPTDGDSNRARKTSSRKLVNMEIGNQIVHNGPTLSFGSEDLKGISNNHNDALVIRAMVANYDVARIFVDSGSSVNVLFQEAINQMELGQYKIEPVATSLFGFTGHAIRPMGLVHLPLTLGKSNIRKTKIVSFIIVDAPSAYNAILGRPAMTTFMVVASTLHQKIKFPVGNEVEEVQGDQVIARKCYVEEDRIEQKVARTDNVDRPGHSGMEQVKLIEETSVTAEQ, encoded by the exons ATGGCTAATCAGAATGGAGATCACCCAAATTTAGAGGAACTAATAGCTCAGGCTGTTCAGAGGGCTTTGGCAGAAAGAGAAGAGGTCAATCCTCTGCACCCCGAGCATAATTTCCACCTCGATGAGATCAAAAAGTTGAAGGAGGAGATGGAGCAGCTAAGGAAAAAGCAGGCCGGGTACCTAGCTACCATAACAAGAAACATTCCTTTTACTCAGGAGATATTGGACGCCGACCTCCCCAAGCAATTCAAATTGCCTCATGTCGGGGAGTATGATGGCAAAGGGGATCCTGAAGACCATTTGGCACGCTTCGAGAATGCATCTCtgttacataaatattctgatcAGATCAAGTGTAGGGTTTTCCTCACTACTGTCATAGGACCAGCCCAGCAATGGTTCAATATGCTACGCCCTGGGGAGATCAAGGAATTCAAGGATTTTAGCAAATCATTTTTGCACCATTTTGCTAGTAGCAAAAAGCATCCCACCACTACTTTCAGCCTTTTTGCAATCAAGCAACGGGAACATGAATATCTGAGAGCCTATATCCGCAG GGCGCCAGAAACATACGAGGAATTACTCGCCCGAGCTGAAAAATATGTCAACATGGAAGAAATACAGGTTTCGCGGGCAGCTATGAAGAGGGAACGGCCAAAAAGTCCAAAGAGCAATAGGGTTCCGAGCAGTAATTCGGGGATGGGACAACCATTCCGGCCCGCATTATTGGGAGAATTCACCTCTCTCACTCCTTTACGCATGAGCAAAGTTCGAGCTCTACAAATTTGTGACGATC ATCAAGAAATTGAAAGGATAATACAACAACATTCtgagttgaaaaatatattgacCCGTCAAGAGGGGTATCGCCCGAACAGGGGACAGGGAGGAAGGTCAAGACAAAGAGCCAGGACTGCTCCTCCCCATGAAGATTTTAACCAACCCAATCAAGACCAGCCCAGGGATGACCGAGCGCATCAGAGACCAGCCTCGTCTGCTCGAGGAATTATCAACATGATTTCTGGAGGCCCCACTGATGGAGATTCCAACCGAGCTAGGAAAACTAGTAGCAGAAAATTAGTAAATATGGAGATCGGCAATCAAATTGTCCATAATGGCCCGACCCTCTCTTTTGGGTCGGAAGATCTGAAAGGGATTTCTAACAACCATAATGATGCACTGGTAATAAGGGCCATGGTCGCAAATTATGATGTAGCACGGATATTCGTGGATTCAGGCAGCTCTGTCAACGTCCTATTTCAGGAAGCAATAAATCAAATGGAATTGGGGCAATACAAGATAGAGCCAGTCGCAACATCACTCTTTGGTTTCACAGGTCATGCCATCCGACCTATGGGGTTGGTGCATTTACCCCTAACTCTGGGTAAGAGCAATATCCGCAAAACCAAGATTGTGAGTTTCATTATTGTTGATGCTCCATCTGCCTATAATGCCATACTAGGCAGACCTGCCATGACCACTTTCATGGTTGTGGCATCAACCCTGCATCAAAAAATAAAGTTCCCGGTGGGTAATGAGGTTGAGGAAGTACAAGGTGATCAAGTTATCGCACGCAAGTGTTATGTGGAGGAGGACAGAATAGAACAAAAAGTGGCCAGGACTGACAATGTTGACAGACCTGGACATTCGGGCATGGAACAAGTCAAACTGATAGAAGAAACATCTGTCACTGCTGAACAATAA